The following proteins are encoded in a genomic region of Methanoculleus bourgensis MS2:
- a CDS encoding ABC transporter permease subunit → MTAERVFIVAKKEFADQVTGWRFLVILALFLAIALAGTYSGVGSYERELDRYAQELATMDDRFDEPGRMTMPAKPPVEGVYSSMFLVLISYGSLLAIAVGFDLVSGEKESRSLKSLLSHPVYRDEIINGKALGGVALLVLVVGGVLLISTALLLVFSFVPSPDDLWMILTYAGITLLLLVTFFSIALAFSTLCRESGSALLLAVVVFILLSSVIPYTTTHIGTALMMEKPDPAAYGGDVFSEGYQTEITAYYEQLNLIASFRNLLSPGMAADNLIQEMRNSLSSGATFEDTLGKIWSSVAALAVYPIVFFAIAYTRFLRMDIR, encoded by the coding sequence ATGACGGCGGAACGGGTCTTCATTGTGGCCAAAAAAGAGTTTGCCGACCAGGTCACGGGCTGGCGATTCCTGGTGATTCTCGCCCTGTTCCTCGCCATCGCCCTGGCGGGAACGTACAGCGGGGTCGGGAGCTACGAGAGAGAACTGGATAGGTATGCCCAGGAACTGGCGACGATGGACGACCGGTTCGACGAACCGGGGCGGATGACGATGCCCGCAAAACCGCCGGTTGAGGGCGTTTACTCCTCGATGTTTCTCGTGCTGATCTCCTACGGGAGCCTCCTCGCCATCGCCGTCGGGTTCGACCTGGTCTCCGGGGAGAAGGAGTCCCGGTCGCTCAAAAGCCTGCTCTCCCACCCGGTCTACCGTGACGAGATCATCAACGGCAAAGCGCTCGGGGGCGTGGCGCTGCTCGTCCTCGTCGTCGGTGGGGTGCTCCTCATCTCCACCGCGCTGCTCCTTGTCTTCTCGTTCGTGCCCTCCCCGGACGACCTCTGGATGATCCTGACCTATGCCGGTATCACCCTCCTTCTCCTCGTGACGTTCTTCTCCATCGCGCTTGCCTTCTCCACCCTCTGCCGGGAGAGCGGCAGCGCCCTGCTCCTCGCGGTGGTCGTCTTCATCCTCCTCTCGTCCGTGATCCCCTACACCACCACGCATATCGGCACGGCCCTCATGATGGAGAAGCCCGACCCCGCCGCATACGGAGGAGATGTCTTCTCGGAAGGCTACCAGACGGAGATCACGGCATACTACGAACAGCTAAATTTGATCGCAAGCTTCAGAAACCTCCTCTCCCCCGGAATGGCGGCCGACAACCTGATCCAGGAGATGCGCAACTCCTTATCATCAGGAGCGACGTTTGAAGATACGCTCGGCAAGATATGGTCGAGCGTTGCGGCCCTGGCCGTCTATCCTATCGTCTTCTTCGCTATCGCGTACACGAGGTTCCTGCGGATGGACATCCGGTAA
- a CDS encoding ABC transporter permease subunit, which produces MTAERVFIVARKEFTDQITGWRFLVILALFLSLALMGTYTGIEYYQSDLTRYTEDLIAMETADDGPERMMPSKPPVADIYSSMFKTLVSYGGILALALGFDLVSKEKESRSLKTLLARPVYRDEIINGKALGGVALLVLVVGSVLAISTALLLVFSFVPSPDDLWMILTYAGVTLLFLVTFFSIALAFSTLCRKSGSALLLAVVVFILLVFLAPYTTAQVGMALMMEKPDPGAYGGDTSSEGYQAEITAYAEQMKVIESAVNLLSPQMAVNTLINGISRSPETTLEDTFGKIWSSIAALTIYPVVFFAIAYTRFLRMDIR; this is translated from the coding sequence ATGACGGCAGAACGGGTCTTCATCGTGGCGCGGAAAGAGTTCACCGACCAGATCACGGGCTGGCGGTTCCTGGTGATCCTCGCCCTCTTCCTGAGCCTTGCCCTGATGGGGACATACACCGGGATTGAGTATTACCAGAGCGACCTGACGAGGTATACCGAAGACCTGATCGCAATGGAGACGGCGGACGACGGACCGGAACGAATGATGCCATCAAAGCCGCCGGTCGCGGACATTTACTCCTCGATGTTCAAGACACTGGTCTCCTACGGGGGCATACTCGCGCTTGCGCTCGGGTTCGACCTGGTCTCGAAGGAGAAGGAGTCCCGGTCGCTCAAAACCCTCCTCGCCCGACCGGTCTACCGGGATGAGATCATCAACGGCAAGGCGCTCGGGGGCGTGGCGCTGCTCGTCCTCGTTGTCGGGAGCGTGCTTGCCATCTCCACGGCGCTGCTCCTTGTCTTCTCGTTCGTGCCCTCCCCGGACGACCTCTGGATGATCCTGACCTATGCCGGCGTCACCCTCCTCTTCCTCGTGACGTTCTTCTCCATCGCGCTTGCCTTCTCCACCCTCTGCCGGAAGAGCGGCAGCGCCCTGCTCCTCGCGGTGGTCGTCTTCATTCTCCTCGTGTTCCTGGCCCCTTACACCACCGCGCAGGTAGGCATGGCCCTCATGATGGAGAAGCCCGATCCGGGGGCATATGGAGGGGATACCTCATCGGAAGGCTACCAGGCGGAGATCACAGCATACGCCGAGCAGATGAAGGTGATCGAGAGCGCTGTCAACCTCCTCTCCCCGCAGATGGCCGTCAACACCCTCATCAACGGGATATCCAGATCCCCGGAGACGACCCTTGAGGATACCTTCGGCAAGATATGGTCGAGTATTGCGGCCCTGACCATCTACCCCGTCGTCTTCTTCGCTATTGCATACACGAGGTTCCTGCGAATGGACATCAGGTGA